TGCGCGTTCGTCCATTTGGCATGCGCGAGGAGAACGCGTACTTCGATCGCGACGAAGGCGGGCTCAGCTTCGGTTACTTCCGCGCCCGGCGCGTGCCCGGCGGCCACACCGTTCCCAGCGGACTGATCTTCACAGCGCTATCGCACGACGTGGTCGTGCACGAAACCACGCACGCCATGCTCGATGCGTTGCGCGCGGAGTTCTACGCTCCAACCAACCGGGATGTGCTCGGATTTCATGAAGGGTTTGCCGATCTGGTCGCGCTGTTCCAGCACTTCAGTTACGCCGACGTGGTGGAGGCGGCAATTCGAGATTCGCGCGGCAATCTCTCGCACGCCGGGCTGCTCACGGATCTCGCGCAGGAGTTCGGGCATGCCACCTCGTCGCCGCTGGAGACGCGAGCGTTGCGCTCCGCCATCGACGTGGAAGGCCTGGCCGCATTCGACTCCGACGCGATGCTCGCCGGCAAGCGCGACCCCAAGCCTTATCGCGCCAATATGGAGGTGCACGACATGGGCTCGGTGCTCGTGTCCGCCGTGTTCGAGGCCTTCGTCACCATCTTCCGCCGCAAGACGCAGCCACTCCTGCGGCTTGCCGGCATTCCGTCCGAAGAGGTCGGGCAACGCGAGTTGGGGCCCGAACTGGTTCATGCGCTGGCCGAGGAAGCAAGCCAGGTGGCGGATCACTTCCTCAACATATGCATTCGCGCCATCGACTACTGCCCTCCGCTGGACATGTCGCTCGGCGAATATCTGCGGGCGCTGATCACGGCCGACGCGGCGATGGTCGTGCGCGACAAGTGGGGCTACCGCGAAGCGCTGATGCGTTCGTTCCGCCGCCGGCGCATGTTTCCCGAAGGCGTCGAATTCATGACCGAAGACGCGCTCAAGTGGTCCGCACCCGCGACGCCGATCACGATTCCCGGCCTCGCGTTCCGCGACCTGAGCTTCGACGGCGATCCCGCGCATCCGGCAGGCGCCGCGGAGTTGACGCGTCAGGCGCGCGCACTGGGGCAGTTCGTCGCTTCACCCGATCACGCGCCGGACTTTCACTTGGTTGCGCCCGGCACCCCGCTGCCGAAGGGAATCGAATATGCGTCGCTGCCGCGCGTCGAGTCGATACGGTGCGCACGTCGCGTGGGTCCCGACGACAACGTATCGTTCGACCTGGTGGCCGAGGTGATTCAAAGCGGTACCGCGCGGCGGGGAAGGGATCTGTTCGACTTCAGCGGCGGCTGCACCCTGATCATCGACCCGTACGGGCAGGTACGCTATGCGATCTACAAGAACTTGCTGAGCGAAGAGCGCCTGTCGCTCCAGCATGCGGCGATACGCGGCCCGCTCAAACGCTACTGGCAGAAAAGCAGAGGAAAGTATCGGCCCCGGAAGGGTGTCCTGCGCATGTTGCACACCGTTCCGGCCAGTCAGGGCAAGTAACGCGAGGCATTCCGTGCGCGACAAGGACAGGATGGGCCGGTCGAT
This portion of the Betaproteobacteria bacterium genome encodes:
- a CDS encoding peptidase M4, whose protein sequence is MPKKKPLKKDDQYEISPRVIREASTRPYQTTPGAPPVRPLRIYTLDPSVSHRLGGIATVDVPYEALLPGPIGALFEIDGGGAPKPLVADKLDLSQPSVLLTDGLAPNPGNGQFHLQMTYAVCSLTYAAFPRALGRDISWSVEPPAAGGHARLRVRPFGMREENAYFDRDEGGLSFGYFRARRVPGGHTVPSGLIFTALSHDVVVHETTHAMLDALRAEFYAPTNRDVLGFHEGFADLVALFQHFSYADVVEAAIRDSRGNLSHAGLLTDLAQEFGHATSSPLETRALRSAIDVEGLAAFDSDAMLAGKRDPKPYRANMEVHDMGSVLVSAVFEAFVTIFRRKTQPLLRLAGIPSEEVGQRELGPELVHALAEEASQVADHFLNICIRAIDYCPPLDMSLGEYLRALITADAAMVVRDKWGYREALMRSFRRRRMFPEGVEFMTEDALKWSAPATPITIPGLAFRDLSFDGDPAHPAGAAELTRQARALGQFVASPDHAPDFHLVAPGTPLPKGIEYASLPRVESIRCARRVGPDDNVSFDLVAEVIQSGTARRGRDLFDFSGGCTLIIDPYGQVRYAIYKNLLSEERLSLQHAAIRGPLKRYWQKSRGKYRPRKGVLRMLHTVPASQGK